Proteins from a single region of Xyrauchen texanus isolate HMW12.3.18 chromosome 7, RBS_HiC_50CHRs, whole genome shotgun sequence:
- the chpfb gene encoding chondroitin sulfate synthase 2 isoform X1 produces the protein MRISMLMSLIRPTAPIILGISLGFSLSLLSGTWVDESCDSDSDEMLIAQPGSLKGARKPSSVFSGTTSNNGNLEKDFEPKIVPYNKPAQQGPPKKVFRAMYASTELGIRERLFISVFTSKTTLNTLAVAINRTLNHHLDGRLNFFTGTRNRKLPHGMIVVSHGDERPVLNMFHSVQYHLEHHIAEYDWFYFVQDDTYTQPDRLKTLVSHLSMDLKLYMGHPGEFSGGKTQGRYCQSGPGFLLSRAVLLKLQPFLEQCRTDIVSVRPDEWLGRCIIDYAGISCVKEYEGLNYNYFAMENNMDPNRMGDYGFQNALTVHPVTSAELMYRLHKHFTEIELQRTYEEIEKLQSEIKNVSEVAVDGNKSDLWPIGITPPFEPKSRFEVLRWDYFTEKHLFSCVDGAPRCQLNGADRDDVADVIGVAVAELNKKYTPVVQLSAPQLVNGYRRFDHTRGMEYTLDLQFQATTESGHQKPIARRVHLVRPLSQVEIIPMPYVTEATRVHILLPLASFESHVALHFLDHCSSNLLEMGENAVLNFLFTYEPAEAQKVSKNDVFSEVKMKVATLERRYPSIKVSWISIKTESPGVLRILDIVSRKHPVDTLFLLVTPDTVINSEFLNRCRMNAISGRQAFFPIHFQDFDPRVAYPEQTPPASPDLVREAGHFDHYTFVEACFYNSDYMTSRTRMPGDLPENEELLESLDLYDVFVQYSGLHVFRAVEPALHQAYRNRTCDPRLNEVAFHRCLRSTLEGQGSRSQLAMLLFEQEQGNST, from the exons ATGAGGATTTCAATGTTGATGTCTCTCATCAGGCCGACTGCGCCGATTATTCTGGGCATCTCTCTGGGATTCTCTCTGAGTCTCTTGAGCGGCACCTGGGTGGATGAGTCCTGCGACTCTGACTCCGACGAGATGCTCATAGCGCAGCCTGGGAGTTTGAAGGGGGCCCGTAAACCTAGTTCGGTATTCTCTGGCACCACTAGTAACAACGGAAACCTCGAAAAGGATTTTGAGCCCAAAATAGTGCCATACAATAAGCCTGCCCAACAAGGACCTCCAAAAAAAGTGTTCAG AGCCATGTATGCCAGCACAGAGCTTGGAATTCGTGAGCGTCTCTTTATTTCAGTATTTACCTCTaaaaccactctgaacacattaGCTGTGGCTATCAACCGGACCCTCAACCACCATCTGGATGGCCGACTCAACTTCTTTACAGGCACTCGCAATCGTAAGCTTCCACATGGAATGATTGTGGTTTCCCATGGTGATGAACGTCCAGTCCTAAACATGTTCCACTCTGTCCAATATCATCTAGAACACCACATTGCTGAGTATGATTGGTTCTACTTTGTTCAGGATGACACCTACACCCAGCCCGATAGACTTAAGACCTTAGTGAGCCATCTGAGCATGGACCTTAAACTTTACATGGGCCACCCAGGAGAGTTCAGTGGAGGTAAAACACAGGGGAGGTATTGCCAAAGTGGACCAGGTTTTCTATTGTCCCGTGCAGTACTTCTGAAGCTCCAGCCTTTCTTGGAGCAATGTAGGACTGACATCGTAAGTGTCAGACCTGATGAGTGGCTCGGTCGCTGTATCATTGATTATGCTGGCATCAGCTGTGTGAAGGAATATGAG GGGctgaattataattattttgcaatggaAAATAATATGGACCCTAACAGAATGGGAGATTATGGATTCCAGAATGCTCTCACCGTTCATCCTGTGACCAGTGCAGAACTTATGTACCGTCTGCACAAACATTTTACGGAAATAGAGCTGCAGAGGACCTATGAAGAAATTGAGAAACTGCAG TCAGAGATAAAGAATGTCAGTGAAGTAGCAGTGGATGGAAACAAGAGTGATCTGTGGCCCATTGGCATCACTCCTCCCTTTGAACCCAAGAGCCGCTTTGAGGTATTGCGTTGGGACTACTTCACCGAAAAGCATCTGTTCTCCTGCGTGGATGGCGCCCCCAGGTGTCAGCTCAATGGCGCTGATCGTGACGATGTAGCTGATGTCATCGGGGTTGCTGTTGCAGAGCTCAACAAGAAATACACCCCTGTTGTTCAGCTGAGCGCTCCACAGCTGGTGAACGGTTACCGACGCTTTGACCATACACGTGGTATGGAGTATACCCTGGACCTGCAGTTCCAGGCCACGACTGAGTCTGGTCACCAAAAACCCATTGCCCGGCGTGTACATCTTGTGCGACCCCTCAGCCAGGTAGAGATTATACCTATGCCTTACGTCACTGAGGCTACACGGGTACACATCCTCCTACCTCTTGCCAGTTTTGAGTCCCATGTAGCGCTGCATTTCTTAGATCACTGCTCCTCCAACCTGTTAGAGATGGGTGAGAATGCAGTTCTTAACTTTCTGTTCACCTACGAACCTGCTGAGGCCCAGAAAGTGAGTAAAAATGATGTCTTTTCAGAGGTCAAAATGAAGGTCGCTACACTTGAGCGCAGATATCCAAGCATTAAGGTGTCATGGATAAGCATAAAGACAGAGAGTCCTGGTGTCCTGCGGATCCTGGACATTGTTTCTAGGAAGCACCCGGTGGACACACTCTTCCTCCTGGTCACACCTGACACCGTAATCAACTCAGAGTTCTTGAATCGCTGCCGCATGAATGCCATTAGTGGCAGACAGGCTTTCTTTCCCATCCACTTCCAAGATTTTGATCCCCGTGTAGCTTATCCTGAACAGACACCTCCTGCCTCACCAGACCTTGTCAGGGAAGCGGGTCATTTTGACCACTACACTTTTGTGGAGGCATGCTTCTACAACTCTGACTACATGACATCGCGCACACGGATGCCTGGGGATCTACCTGAGAATGAGGAGTTGCTGGAGAGCTTGGACCTTTATGATGTGTTTGTGCAGTACTCGGGACTGCACGTCTTCCGTGCTGTCGAGCCTGCTTTGCATCAGGCATATCGCAACCGGACTTGTGATCCACGGCTAAATGAGGTTGCGTTCCACCGATGTCTGCGGAGCACATTGGAGGGGCAAGGGTCACGTTCCCAGCTGGCCATGCTATTATTTGAACAAGAGCAAGGCAATAGCACCTGA
- the chpfb gene encoding chondroitin sulfate synthase 2 isoform X2 gives MRISMLMSLIRPTAPIILGISLGFSLSLLSGTWVDESCDSDSDEMLIAQPGSLKGARKPSSVFSGTTSNNGNLEKDFEPKIVPYNKPAQQGPPKKVFRAMYASTELGIRERLFISVFTSKTTLNTLAVAINRTLNHHLDGRLNFFTGTRNRKLPHGMIVVSHGDERPVLNMFHSVQYHLEHHIAEYDWFYFVQDDTYTQPDRLKTLVSHLSMDLKLYMGHPGEFSGGKTQGRYCQSGPGFLLSRAVLLKLQPFLEQCRTDIVSVRPDEWLGRCIIDYAGISCVKEYESEIKNVSEVAVDGNKSDLWPIGITPPFEPKSRFEVLRWDYFTEKHLFSCVDGAPRCQLNGADRDDVADVIGVAVAELNKKYTPVVQLSAPQLVNGYRRFDHTRGMEYTLDLQFQATTESGHQKPIARRVHLVRPLSQVEIIPMPYVTEATRVHILLPLASFESHVALHFLDHCSSNLLEMGENAVLNFLFTYEPAEAQKVSKNDVFSEVKMKVATLERRYPSIKVSWISIKTESPGVLRILDIVSRKHPVDTLFLLVTPDTVINSEFLNRCRMNAISGRQAFFPIHFQDFDPRVAYPEQTPPASPDLVREAGHFDHYTFVEACFYNSDYMTSRTRMPGDLPENEELLESLDLYDVFVQYSGLHVFRAVEPALHQAYRNRTCDPRLNEVAFHRCLRSTLEGQGSRSQLAMLLFEQEQGNST, from the exons ATGAGGATTTCAATGTTGATGTCTCTCATCAGGCCGACTGCGCCGATTATTCTGGGCATCTCTCTGGGATTCTCTCTGAGTCTCTTGAGCGGCACCTGGGTGGATGAGTCCTGCGACTCTGACTCCGACGAGATGCTCATAGCGCAGCCTGGGAGTTTGAAGGGGGCCCGTAAACCTAGTTCGGTATTCTCTGGCACCACTAGTAACAACGGAAACCTCGAAAAGGATTTTGAGCCCAAAATAGTGCCATACAATAAGCCTGCCCAACAAGGACCTCCAAAAAAAGTGTTCAG AGCCATGTATGCCAGCACAGAGCTTGGAATTCGTGAGCGTCTCTTTATTTCAGTATTTACCTCTaaaaccactctgaacacattaGCTGTGGCTATCAACCGGACCCTCAACCACCATCTGGATGGCCGACTCAACTTCTTTACAGGCACTCGCAATCGTAAGCTTCCACATGGAATGATTGTGGTTTCCCATGGTGATGAACGTCCAGTCCTAAACATGTTCCACTCTGTCCAATATCATCTAGAACACCACATTGCTGAGTATGATTGGTTCTACTTTGTTCAGGATGACACCTACACCCAGCCCGATAGACTTAAGACCTTAGTGAGCCATCTGAGCATGGACCTTAAACTTTACATGGGCCACCCAGGAGAGTTCAGTGGAGGTAAAACACAGGGGAGGTATTGCCAAAGTGGACCAGGTTTTCTATTGTCCCGTGCAGTACTTCTGAAGCTCCAGCCTTTCTTGGAGCAATGTAGGACTGACATCGTAAGTGTCAGACCTGATGAGTGGCTCGGTCGCTGTATCATTGATTATGCTGGCATCAGCTGTGTGAAGGAATATGAG TCAGAGATAAAGAATGTCAGTGAAGTAGCAGTGGATGGAAACAAGAGTGATCTGTGGCCCATTGGCATCACTCCTCCCTTTGAACCCAAGAGCCGCTTTGAGGTATTGCGTTGGGACTACTTCACCGAAAAGCATCTGTTCTCCTGCGTGGATGGCGCCCCCAGGTGTCAGCTCAATGGCGCTGATCGTGACGATGTAGCTGATGTCATCGGGGTTGCTGTTGCAGAGCTCAACAAGAAATACACCCCTGTTGTTCAGCTGAGCGCTCCACAGCTGGTGAACGGTTACCGACGCTTTGACCATACACGTGGTATGGAGTATACCCTGGACCTGCAGTTCCAGGCCACGACTGAGTCTGGTCACCAAAAACCCATTGCCCGGCGTGTACATCTTGTGCGACCCCTCAGCCAGGTAGAGATTATACCTATGCCTTACGTCACTGAGGCTACACGGGTACACATCCTCCTACCTCTTGCCAGTTTTGAGTCCCATGTAGCGCTGCATTTCTTAGATCACTGCTCCTCCAACCTGTTAGAGATGGGTGAGAATGCAGTTCTTAACTTTCTGTTCACCTACGAACCTGCTGAGGCCCAGAAAGTGAGTAAAAATGATGTCTTTTCAGAGGTCAAAATGAAGGTCGCTACACTTGAGCGCAGATATCCAAGCATTAAGGTGTCATGGATAAGCATAAAGACAGAGAGTCCTGGTGTCCTGCGGATCCTGGACATTGTTTCTAGGAAGCACCCGGTGGACACACTCTTCCTCCTGGTCACACCTGACACCGTAATCAACTCAGAGTTCTTGAATCGCTGCCGCATGAATGCCATTAGTGGCAGACAGGCTTTCTTTCCCATCCACTTCCAAGATTTTGATCCCCGTGTAGCTTATCCTGAACAGACACCTCCTGCCTCACCAGACCTTGTCAGGGAAGCGGGTCATTTTGACCACTACACTTTTGTGGAGGCATGCTTCTACAACTCTGACTACATGACATCGCGCACACGGATGCCTGGGGATCTACCTGAGAATGAGGAGTTGCTGGAGAGCTTGGACCTTTATGATGTGTTTGTGCAGTACTCGGGACTGCACGTCTTCCGTGCTGTCGAGCCTGCTTTGCATCAGGCATATCGCAACCGGACTTGTGATCCACGGCTAAATGAGGTTGCGTTCCACCGATGTCTGCGGAGCACATTGGAGGGGCAAGGGTCACGTTCCCAGCTGGCCATGCTATTATTTGAACAAGAGCAAGGCAATAGCACCTGA
- the LOC127646110 gene encoding uncharacterized protein LOC127646110, whose translation MYSEKGECPVLDSSCSSQTDTLSLSSETDDSAGPSSKRPRFDETFEAKQFVNGIMEEKAGGPAILAEYKEHGKLKDSTRRHLVNIVVAYVTDKEGRVPSKETKIRCALGNVTLFPSLKDPYSTTGYVLQDFNIKFGTETASRLLEQWDGLKPKVISKAKTLTSNLHLNSLLAAAQGNGQNNEPEWQGWDSDMSSILLLGYLLPPSAGGRNKSIKISIQEAMDYIVQFHKSCRSLTEHIEKTEGLQPHLLAVGSAKNNIHNFYIVLDGQLIPCQAKSSLAAFDELFKAYFVFSVSYPHCLNAMYTFIQTTIY comes from the exons atgtacagtgaaaaaggag AATGCCCAGTCCTCGATTCCTCTTGTAGCTCACAAACTGACACACTATCACTGTCTTCTGAGACTGATGACAGTGCTGGACCAAGCTCCAAGAGACCTCGATTTGACGAGACTTTTGAGGCAAAACAG TTTGTCAATGGAATTATGGAGGAAAAGGCAGGAGGACCTGCGATTTTGGCTGAATATAAAGAACATGGCAAACTCAAAGACTCAACACGGCGACACTTAGTCAATATTGTAGTTGCATACGTAACTGACAAAGAAGG ACGCGTCCCTTCCAAAGAAACAAAAATTCGTTGTGCTTTGGGAAATGTAACACTATTCCCATCACTGAAGGATCCATACTCAACAACTGGATAT gTACTTCAAGACTTTAACATCAAATTTGGCACAGAAACAGCTTCCAGACTTCTTGAACAATGGGACGGTCTAAAGCCCAAGGTCATCTCAAAGGCAAAAACCCTTACTTCCAACTTGCATCTCAACAGCCTGCTTGCAGCTGCTCAGGGCAATGGACAAAACAATGAGCCTGAATGGCAAG GATGGGACAGCGACATGTCCTCTATTTTACTCCTGGGCTACCTTTTGCCACCTTCAGCTGGTGGTAGGAACAAATCCATCAAGATAAGCATCCAGGAGGCTATGGACTATATCGTGCAGTTTCACAAG TCTTGCCGCAGTCTAACTGAACACATTGAGAAGACTGAGGGTCTTCAACCACATCTCCTTGCAGTTGGCTCGGCAAAGAACAACATCCACAATTTCTATATTGTGTTGGATGGACAACTCATCCCATGCCAGGCAAAGTCTTCCCTTGCTGCTTTTGATGAACtttttaaagcatattttgtCTTTAGTGTGTCATACCCCCACTGCTTAAATGCCATGTATACGTTCATCCAGACAACAATCTACTAG